The nucleotide window GCATTTTGCAGGCCAGAAGACAGAAAGAGGCCGCGCGTGATGAACTTGTCCGCATGGGCATTTCCTCGATGGATTCCGCGCGCTATTTGGCACACCCATCGGCCTAAAAGCTGACGGGACGGGACCGGACAATGCTGACAGAATGGCTAGAAGAGAAGCGATTTCAAGAGAAGCCGGGACAATCGTTCGGTGCCCCGTGAAAATGCGGGTGTTTGGCCTTGGCGATTTCATGGGTTCTTGCGACAGCGACATCATGGCCATCACGCAACAGCAACGCTTCGATCATCGGGCGGCAGCATCCGCATTTGGCCTTGCATCCCCGCTGCTGATAGATCTGGTTGGAGTGGATCGGAGCATCCGGGTTCTCTTGTGCGATCCCGTCGCCAATCTCAAGGATTTCCTTATCGGTAATTTTATTGCAGTGGCAGATGATCATCAAAAAGCCGTTTGTTGCTGGCAGACTGGCTGCATTGGAAGCGCACCTTCTCATATAGGCGCGCCAGAGGCCATTGGCAAATAGCCCCGCAAACCATATCTTGCAAGAACACACTTTCATGAAAAGGGATAGCATCATGGAGCCTTTGGAAAAAAGAACGCTTGTGCTGACCGGCGCCAGCCGCGGCATTGGCCATGCCACCGTCAAACGCTTTTCCGAGGCGGGCTGGCGTGTATTCAGCTGCTCCCGCCATGCCTTTTCAGACAAGTGCCCCTGGCCCATGGGAGAGGAAAACCACATTCAGGTGGATCTTGCCAACCCGGAAACCATCGAAGACGCCATTGTGCTGATCAAGAAGCGGCTTCAGGCGCACGGAGGCAAGCTGCATGCGCTGGTCAACAATGCGGCCATCAGCCCCAAGGATGAGGTAGGCCAGCGGCTGGACAGCCTTGA belongs to uncultured Cohaesibacter sp. and includes:
- a CDS encoding (2Fe-2S)-binding protein, whose amino-acid sequence is MSEKAWREQLNTRQPASEKRLTVAWPMPRLAPVSTSVLFSKGSMMLSLFMKVCSCKIWFAGLFANGLWRAYMRRCASNAASLPATNGFLMIICHCNKITDKEILEIGDGIAQENPDAPIHSNQIYQQRGCKAKCGCCRPMIEALLLRDGHDVAVARTHEIAKAKHPHFHGAPNDCPGFS